From the genome of Setaria viridis chromosome 1, Setaria_viridis_v4.0, whole genome shotgun sequence:
GTATGTGGGACGTTGTGCCCACAAAATACACTCAGatttttcggaaaaaaaagtAGAAAGATGTCAATTTTACTCCTTTGCCCATCCAGAGGCTAGAGCCTTGAGAAATTTAAATGTATGTATGCAGCATGATTCACTTTCTCtccaaaagagagaaaaaaaaggaaaagcacTGCACTCAACCACCACGCAAAACATTCCTATTTGCATTCAGCAACTTTCGTATAATAGTGCACATGTATTGAAGTTAATAGGTCTATGCTGGGATAATCTGCTAGTAGATTACATAATAACACTACTAACTAAAAATAAGGATAATGCACAATTTCGACCACTTTTAAGAAAAGTAGGAAAATGCACTTTTCATGTGAGTATATATTATTTTAGACACCAAATATTTCTATGAATTATTTTAGCTCGGGTACGACTTTTTTCCCATCGTatataagagcatctccagcagtctcccttttcccaatccaactatcaTATTGGGAGAATTGATAAGAAAATAGCGCTCGAGCAATCTCCCTTTACCTTTCCATTTtcctaataattattgggacaacccaataattcaccccaactctccctaaataaagtaggagttgtgactctcccaatacgtTAGTTAGATTGGGACGAGATTATTGGCAGACTAcaaaagcaactctcccaataacgGTAAAAATAATATTGGGATATCCCTATTAATTAGTTATTAGGAAAAATTTATTgggagactgctggagatgctctaaggcCACATCGCAATTAAAGTCTATGGTTTGTTTGTAAAATCATGACATGAAACTGTATATTGAAGATATGGTTTCGTTgatcacaaaagaaaaaaaaatagatgatGTGACTGTTTTGGGAACTGTCCTATGAAACCTCCCACGAAAGAATGACCTAACTAATTTTGCAATTAGCATAAATGCACTTTAGAATACACTGCGGAAGATACCTTACTATTGTAGCTCAAAGCTGCCCATCAATTGACGCAGTGGCATGCTAAAAAGATGCACATTTTGTTTTACCTTTCTGAAAGCaaaataagaagaagaagaaaagaagggaaggccTTAAACCACCGTGCCAGTTGCCAGCCTTTGCTTTACTGGCACCTGGAAAGTTGGAATACAGTAATCGGGACGAGTCCCGCGAGGAAAGTTTTAAAATATAGCTCCCATTCTCGCACAAGATTTGGAGATTTGCACCGGCACATGCACCACGCATTTTACCTAAATTAAATTACCCAGGAAAAGAAATGTGAGGAAAAAGGCACAACTTTGCAGGCACCAACCAACAACGCACTAATCCAGTAATCCGCACAACGGCACAAGAGTGTCGTGTACCGATCAGCACGCCTACTTAATCCGCCGCGCCTCCGTTTCCCGAATCCACAGCTAGCTAATTAATTTCACCGTAGTAGCTAGAACAAACCATCCAGCTCTCACGGTGCGGTGGCAGTGCACCGATGGTCAGGCTCGTCGTGGCAACATGCCTCCTACTCGCCGTCGCCGCTATCTTGGCGCTGGCGGCCGGGGAGCCTGAGGCCGAGGCCATGACCTCCTACATTGTGCACGTCGCGTCCTCGCACGCTCCACGGCCGTCCCGCCGGCGCGCGCTTGCCCAGGCCGCGTACTACTCCTCCTTCCTGCGTGACCACCTGCCCACGCACCTCCTGCACCCAACGCCGAGCGTGCACTACTCCTACACGCACGCCGCGACGGGCTTCGCGGCGCGCCTGACGGGGTGCCAGGCCGCGTACCTCGAGTCCCAGCCGtccgtcctcgccgtcgtccccgACGCGATGCTGCAGCTGCACACCACGATGACGCCCTCTTTCCTCCGCCTGTCGGCGTTGTCGGGGCTACTCCCAGCATCCAACGGCGCCATGGACGTTGTTATAGGCGTCATCGACACCGGCATCTACCCCAAGGGCCGAGCGTCCTTCGCTGCTGACccgtcgctgtcgccgccgcccggatcgTTCCGTGGTGGCTGCGTCTCGACGCCGTCGTTCAACGGATCCACGTTCTGCAACAACAAGCTCGTCGGCGCCAAGTTTTTCTACCTGGGATACAAGGCTTTGAATGGCCGCCTGACTGATGAGACGGATCAGTCCATCTCGCCGCTAGACGTCAACGGCCATGGCACACACACCGCCTCCACTGCTGCTGGCTCTGCCGCCGCAGGCGCCGGGTTCTACAACTATGGCAAGGGCACGGCCGTAGGCGTGGCCCCCAACGCGCGTATTGCCGCCTACAAGGTGTGCTGGGAACACGGGTGCGCGGACTCTGACATCCTCGCTGCCTTCGATGAGGCCATTGCCGACAGAGTTAATGTCATCTCCTACTCAATTGGCCCTGTCGGCAAGGTGCCGAAGCTTCACAGAGACGGCGCGACCGTGGGTGCGTTCAGCGCCGTCCGGAAGGGCATCGTTGTCTCTGCCTCGGCAGGGAACGCCGGCCCCGGAGAGTCCACCGTCGGCAATATTGCACCGTGGATGTTGACAGTGGGAGCTTCAACCATCAACCGTCGGTTCCCTGGTACTGTCGTTCTCGGCAATGGCGACACCTTAAACGGCACTTCACTCTATGTTGGCAAGCCACTCGATGCGACCAAAATAGCGTTAGTCTATGGCGGGGATGTGGGCACGAACGTGTGTGAAGCTGGGAAGCTGGACAAAACTCTCGTTGCCGGGAAGATCGTGCTGTGCGACCATGATGACGAGAATGAGGTAGCGCAAGGCGAGGCTGTTAAACTCGCCGGTGGCGCCGGAGCAATCTTCGAGAGCACGGAAGACTCCGGCGAGCTGCCTCCGACAAGTCCTCACATCCTCCCCGCAACGACCATTTCATTTGCTGCTGCCAAGAAGATCAAGAAGTACATAAGCACGCATTCATCACCTACCGCGATGATCATGTTCCATGGCACCGTCGTTAGTCGGACGCCTTCTTCCCCCAGAATGGCAGACTTCTCGAGCCGCGGCCCGAACCTCCACGCGCCTGAGATCCTCAAGCCGGACATCACCGCCCCCGGCGTGGACATCCTCGCCGCCTGGACCGGCAAGAAGTCGCCCTCAAGTCTCGACAGCGACAAGAGGCGAGTGAAGTACAACATCATATCCGGAACATCCATGTCATGCCCCCATGTGAGTGGCATTGCGGCGCTACTCCGACAGGCGCGGCCGGACTGGAGTCCCGCCGCGATCAAATCTGCGATGATGACCACTGCGTACGTCTTGGACAACGCCGGCAATGTCATCAAGGACACGTCCACCGGCAGGGCGTCCACGCCGTTTGTGTACGGAGCCGGCCATGTGGACCCCAACCGCGCCGTCGACCCAGGCCTGGTGTACGACGCCGGCGTCAGGGACTACATCTCCTTCCTGTGCGCGCTCGGCTACACCTCCAAGGAGATCGGAATCTTCACAAGAGATGGCTCCAGGGCCGACTACTGTTCAACACGCACAGGCTCCTCCGGCGACCTCAACTACCCTGCCTTCTCTGCTGTGTTTCACTCCGACATGGATGAGGTCACGCAACGGCGCGTCGTGCGAAACGTCGGGAGGAACGCCAGCGCCACGTACACGGCCAGAATCATCAGCCCTGCCGGTGTGCGTGTCACGGTGGAGCCTCGGAAGCTGCAGTTCACTGCGACGCAGCAGACGCGAGAGTACGTGATGACCTTCGCGCCGCGAGGAGACGCGCGTGTGACCGACAAGTACACGTTCGGGTCCATCGTGTGGAGCGACGGCGAGCACAAGGTGACCAGCCCCATCGCCATCACCTGGCCGGTGAGCCAAGTGGCAGCGTCGTGAACTTGTGATCCGATCGCGCTTACTTGCATGCGCTTGTCTTCGTTGTAACGGGTGCTTACAAATAAGGTGCCTCGTGTAGGCACtttcttttattattatttGGACTTTCGGTTCTCAATtgcttttattcataaataaaCATGCCTCATCATTTTTTTAAAGGCAAGTCTTCAACAGGATCCCAACTTGCTCATGCCGTCCACTTTGAACGTTTGGGGTTTGATTGAGCTGCCGGCGCCAGGGTTGCAACCAAACAGCCCTTGAGTGCCTGCTGTCCGGTGCAGGTTCGCAACCAAACAGCCCTTGTGCCTCCCTGCATGCTTATATATGAATTTGTAATAGGTAATGCGGAACTCGTGAATCTGCAGGCATAAAAATATTCGATGTGCAAGGATCAAGCATTATAATCTTGCTCATAAATGACAACGCCATCTAGCCATAACGGCGCTTGCTGTCTTTCAAGTTGCAAGGACACTACTCTAACCAACTAAATGGAAATGGCAGTTGCAAGCATGGTCCACGATAGGGGAATTAAGCTGAATTATTACGTAGTTCAGTCGAGTGAATGGCGCATCGCACAACCACGCATACTATCCTCTTGATCAGATAAACAATGGCAGCAGCAGCGTCTAGTTTCAATGGTGGAAGGATGAACGTCAGGATCCGTttaggatgtgtttggttggttgtatcatttgattcatgtatcaaatgattcaaaataatgtTTATCCTTTTGTTTAGTTGGGTGAATTgtatcaactcatccaggatgaaaccatcccacttaatatattattctactaattagagtgaaccatatggtacatgcaaattggttgaaccaccccatccaggatcatccatgcatgcatcatgtggtccatgcaaccaaacacacccttagatCTCGATTTTGATGGCATTGTACAAACTGCCCAGAATAATAGCATCACTCGACATTGCTGCTACCTCCGTTCGATGTTACCGTTCTAGTCGCGTTCGTTGTCCCGTTTGGACTCGTGATTACCCGTTCGGTGCTGCCGTGCTGGACTACTAGGGTTCAGTACCAGAATTGAGCATGTTGTCAAAAGCacctggattttttttaatctcggATTTGTGTTTTAAGGATgggtatttttttttgaaacgataTGATACTACGATAATAGGTAATATGATAATAGGTAATATGAGATCAGAATTATTTGTGTTTTTGAATTTGTGTATGTTTGCCTCGTACATGAGTTAGGACTAAAGCGTAAGGAGCTCAAACCTAACAGTTACTTAcacatctactccctccgtcccaaaatactattcgttttagcttttctagatacatacatcttgctatgtatctagatataatatatatgtaggtgcatatcaaaaatt
Proteins encoded in this window:
- the LOC117862118 gene encoding subtilisin-like protease SBT1.4 codes for the protein MVRLVVATCLLLAVAAILALAAGEPEAEAMTSYIVHVASSHAPRPSRRRALAQAAYYSSFLRDHLPTHLLHPTPSVHYSYTHAATGFAARLTGCQAAYLESQPSVLAVVPDAMLQLHTTMTPSFLRLSALSGLLPASNGAMDVVIGVIDTGIYPKGRASFAADPSLSPPPGSFRGGCVSTPSFNGSTFCNNKLVGAKFFYLGYKALNGRLTDETDQSISPLDVNGHGTHTASTAAGSAAAGAGFYNYGKGTAVGVAPNARIAAYKVCWEHGCADSDILAAFDEAIADRVNVISYSIGPVGKVPKLHRDGATVGAFSAVRKGIVVSASAGNAGPGESTVGNIAPWMLTVGASTINRRFPGTVVLGNGDTLNGTSLYVGKPLDATKIALVYGGDVGTNVCEAGKLDKTLVAGKIVLCDHDDENEVAQGEAVKLAGGAGAIFESTEDSGELPPTSPHILPATTISFAAAKKIKKYISTHSSPTAMIMFHGTVVSRTPSSPRMADFSSRGPNLHAPEILKPDITAPGVDILAAWTGKKSPSSLDSDKRRVKYNIISGTSMSCPHVSGIAALLRQARPDWSPAAIKSAMMTTAYVLDNAGNVIKDTSTGRASTPFVYGAGHVDPNRAVDPGLVYDAGVRDYISFLCALGYTSKEIGIFTRDGSRADYCSTRTGSSGDLNYPAFSAVFHSDMDEVTQRRVVRNVGRNASATYTARIISPAGVRVTVEPRKLQFTATQQTREYVMTFAPRGDARVTDKYTFGSIVWSDGEHKVTSPIAITWPVSQVAAS